The nucleotide window GGTCTGGTTATGGGTGTTGGTTTTATAGTAAGTAATGTCTGCAGTCAGCCGGTTGTCGAGGAAACGCCATTCCATACCGAACTCCATGGATTTGGTTTTTTCCGGTTTCAGATCGGTGAATGGTGCTTTGGTATTGGCGATAGGCGTTCCTACACCAAAGGTGTTCTGGGCGGGATTGCTTTTATAAGGGTCCGGAGAGTTGCCTACTTCTGCATAAGAACCTCTCACTTTGGCAAAAGAGATCACTTGTGGCAGCTGGAACATCTGGCTCAGTATCAGGTTGAGTCCTACAGAAGGATAGAAGTAGGAGCCATTGGGTGTGTAAGACAGGTTGGAAGACCAGTCATTACGGGCAGTGAGGTCGAGGAAAGCCATTTCTTTCCAGGAGAGGCTGGCACTACCGAAGGCCGACTGGAACTGGCCGTGGTTTTCCGGCAGCGCGCCGGAATTGAGTGCATTCAGCGTATTGAAGTTCTGAATATTAAAGACGTTGGCGATTTTCAGACCATCCTGGCCGGAGCCAAACTTAACGCCTTCTGTTTTGATATCACGGATACTGCCACCCAATATGCCGGTTAAACGGATATCTTTATTAACAGGCAGATTGAAGTTCAGCAACAGATCTCCATACTGTTGTGTGGTAGTGGAGTTGTTGTAGTTGTATACACCATTAGCGGGTGACAATACCTTATAGGTGCCTGCATACAGCTTTTGTTCATACACATCGTTGATGCGGTCGATACTACCGCGGCCCTGTACATTGAGCCAGGGAGTAATTTCATATTTTAAGAGCGCATTGAGCAGTAGCCTGTTACGGTTCAGGGAATTGGTGTTGCGTTTGGTGATCCACCAGGGGTTTTGCTGGATATCATCCAGATAGGCCCAGTTCTGCACCGGCAGGAAGTTGCGGGAAGGATCCGGCACTTCAAACTTGTCTTTGAAAGGTTGGATATTTTGTCCGCGGGGGAAGAGATATAAACCGGTGAGCGGATTAAAATACAGACCTGACAATGGTGTGTTGTCAATCTTCTGGGTCACATAGTTTACATCTGCTTCGGCAGTCAGTTTATTGTTCAGGAAATGTCCGGTTTCCTTAAAGTTGATGTTGTTGCGGCCCAGTTTATTGCCTGGCTCAATACCGGTGGCGGAAGTATTGGCATAGGAGAAGTAGGTCTGCATCTGTTCTGTACCGGCAGAAAGGCTGATGGCATTGGTGTAGGTCTGACCTGTCTGGAAGAAGGAAGACAGGTTGTTACCTGCAGGGCTGTTGAGTTTAGGGCCCCAGCTCTGCGGCGAAGTAGCGTTAGCCGGACCATAGTTGTTCTGGAACTCCGGTTTATATGCCGCCTGGGTGATGTTGACACCGGAGGAGAAGTTGATGGTTGTTTTACCTGCTTTACCGCTTTTGGTGGTGACGAGGATCACGCCGTTGGCGCCCTGGCTGCCATAGAGTGCTGCTGCGGAAGCACCTTTCAGTATGGAGACGTTTTCAATGTCTTCCGGGTTCATGTTGGAGATAGGGTCGCCGCCATCGTAGGCGTTGCTGCCGCCATAAGCGCTGGTAGGCTGGTTGGTGAGATTGTTGTTCATGGGTACGCCGTCTATTACGTACAGGGCCTGGTTGCTGCCGATACCGGATTTGTTACCGCGTAAAACTACTTTGGAAGAACCGCCTATACCAGAGGCGCTGGGGGAGATGGAAAGGCCGGCTACTTTACCGTTTAAGGTATTGATGAGGTTGGGGTCTTTGGCTTTGGTCAGTTCTGCACCGTTTACCTGTTGCATGGAATAGGTAATGGCTTTTTCGGAGCGTTTGATGCCGAGGGCAGTCACGAGTATGCCTGTCAGCTGGGTGTTGGAAGGCACCAGGGCTACGTTCAGCACTTCGTTATTGCCTACAGGCACTTCTTTGTTTTCATAACCCAGGTAGCTGAAAACGAGGATATCCTTTTTATCGGCCTGGATGGTGAAGGCACCTTTTTCGTTGGTGATGGTGCCTTTGGTGGTGCCTTTAATCTGGATGCTTACGTTAAACAGGGGTTGTCCGTTTTCGCCGGTCACGGTACCACGGATGGGAGCGGCCTGTACTACCGGTATTTCCGCCGGTTTGGGGCTGATCACAATGATCCGGTTGACGATAGCGTAATTGAGCGGTTTCCCTTTCAGACATTTGTCCAGCACCTCTGTGAGGGGGGCATTGTTCACGTTCATGGTAACAGGGCCGGAGCTTTGCAGGAGTTTTTCATCATATACAAACTCGTAGCCGGTCTGTTTGCTGATATTATTGAACACATCGTAAAGCGCCAGCCGTTTACCCTTGAGGGTAACAGTCTGAGAATAGGTTTTAGCGCTCAGGTGAAGGGTGATGGCCAATATGAAAGTGGCAGTTAATTTCATAACCAACAGAAATTTTCGCTGCAAAGGCCCGTGGTTGATACGGGCTTTGCCAGTAGTAAGTTGTTGCATACTTTTGTGTTCGTGGCTTTTAAATAATTCAGTTTCTAATGACAATGCGAAATTGGGTAGCCATTTAGTGCCGGGCTCTGACTGCAATCGGGGTCCGGTTTTTTCTACCCGCAAATGGTTGATGCGACTACGTATTCATAACATGAAATCTTTTAAACGTTAATAATTCTTACAGGTACAAGTGTTACTGCGACGCAACGGGCCGGGCGGTTATGGTATGGCCATCTACAGTGAATTTTACTCTTTGTGTGGTTTCCAGGGCTTTCAGCAGGGCTCCTGCATCTTCCCTGCGGGAGATGACACCGGTCAGGTCTATATCTGATACATTGCCATCATAAGCGACATCGATATCATACCACCGTGACAGCTGACGCATGATGGTTTTGATATTGGTGTTGCGGAAACGGAACTTGCCTTCTTTCCAGGCCAGTGTTTGTTCTATGTCGGCTTCGCTGATCTCAAAAGTTCCGCCGGCAGATGGTATGGAGGCCTGGTAGCCAGGTTTGAGCAGACTGCTCTCTGTGCCGCGGGCCACCTGCACCGTACCTTCCACCAGGGTAGTGCGGATAGCCTGCTCGTCCGGATAGGCCATCACGTTAAAACTTGTGCCCAGCACAGTAACGGTCATATCGTTGGCGGGTGTTTTTATTTTCACGCGGAAAGGCATTGCCGCATTTTTAGCGATTTCGAAATACACTTCTCCGGTTACTTCCACCAGCCTTTCCCTGCCAGTGAAGGCGGCCGGGAAACGTACGCTGCTGGCTGCATTCAGCCATATCCTGCTGCCATCGGCGAGGGTGAGCTGATATTGCCCGCCCCGTGGAGTGGCCACCGTATTGTATAAGGGTTGTTTGTTGCTGCTATTACCTTTGTAGGTGAGGGCACCATTGGTATTAACGATTTGCGTACTGCCCTGTGTGGCCAGCGCGCCGTTATTACTGCTGTCGAGGGTGATGGTACTGTTGTCGGCCAGTATCAGCATGGCTTTGCTGGAGCCTGGGGCCAGCGGGGCCTTTGGGTGAACAATGGCGACCGGCGCGGGTTCCTGCCTGCGCATCATCAGATAGGTGCCGCTGGTAATGATACCTGCTGCCAGTACAGCGGCTGCAGCATATATCCAACGTTTCCGCACGGTGTTGTTACGCACCGGACGCATCGGAGTGGTATGCAGTATCTGCTGCAGCAATACGGCCTTTTTTTCTTCCGGCCAGTTGGCATCCGGAGCTGCATGGGTATATAAGGTATGCAGGATGTCTGCCTTTATTTCTTCTTCAAAAGAACCTGCAACAACAGCCTCTTCCAGTTGCGACAACTCTTCCGGACTCAATGTCCCCTGCTTGTATTTTTCCAGCAGCTGTCTGATTTCTGTGACGGTCATTAATAGCGACTTTAGAATTGGTGACAGCTATAAAGACGAACGTCGGAAGCAAAAGGAGTATTCGGGGAGAAAATTTTTTTTAATGCTGATAATGAAATGATTAGGAGAGAAGGTATAATAGCAGCAGAAGCAGCAGCAGCCAGTTGCGCAGCTGCTGGTTGACAAAACTCCGTAAAAACTGTAATGCGAGTTGCATCTGTTTTTTAACGGTATGAACAGAGATATTCAGTTCACGGGAAATTTCTTCATTACTCAAACCCTGTTTACGGGCGAGATAGATCTTTCTCCGTGCAGGGGGGAGCGAAGCAATGGCGGTCTGCAGCATTTGTTCGTACTGATGTTCACGGACAGCATGGTCCGTATCATTGGCATAACCCGGATGCTGCATCTCGAGATAAGCCATGGCCTTCTGTTTCACCAGTTGGCGGCGGAAGCTGTCGTAGATATAGTTACGCGTAAGGATGAAGAGATAGTCAGCAAAGTCTTCTACGGCAACAAGCGCATCCCTTTTTAACCATACTCTCAGGAATATCTCCTGCACTACTTCACCTGCTGCGGTTTCATCTTTCAGATATAACATGGCGGCATTAAACACCTGTTGGCTATAGGTGTGAAAAATACGCGTGTAGGCGGCCTCGTTACCAGCTGCTATTGCTTTTAGGTGCTCTCTTTCATCCGGCATAGATGACCTGGACAATATCTGTTTAGATTTTTTCTTCCGCCTAAATATAGGAAACAAATCGGAATCTGTATTTCATCACCTGATTTTAGCAGTGGCCAATGGTGAAACGTAAAACTATTTAGTGCCGCCAGCTGTTCTAACAGGATACGGTTGATTATAAACGATAAAAAACATAGTATATGAAAACAGTGAAAGTATGTTTCGTCCTGTTGCTGTTATGTGCTCTCCCGGGGCTAAGGACTGTAGCCCAGGATCAGGAAACCATACTAAGAGCAGAACGTATCAATAAACAAGACCTGCCGCCGGAAGTGCTGGCTGCCTATATGCAAAAATTTCCTACAGCCAACCTCACCCAGATCATGAAGCTCCCCGCAGCAGTATTTAAAAAGGAATGGCTCATAGAAGAACAAAATGCTCCCAGCCCCAATGATCAGTTTTATACACTCAGCATGAAGGGAAAAGGGGTAGACATCGAAGCGGTATATGATGCGCAAGGCAACCTGATCAGGGCCAGTGAAAGAGCAAAGGATGTAACATTGCCGGTAAAGATCGATGAATACATTGGCAGTCATTACGAAGGGTTCCGTATTCTCAAAGACAAGGTGAGAAGGCTGATCACCCCTACTAAAGTAAAAGCAGAATGGGAAGTGCTGATTGTAAAAGGCGATGATCTCAGACGCCTCTTTTTTAATAAAGATGGAGACTTCCTCAAAGAAAGAAGATGAGTATGATAAAGCTGTTCAGGGGCGTAGCCCTGTTGTGGATTATATGCACGTGGCTGCTGCCCCTGTCTGGCCGGGCACAGGGAGATCCTTTGCCTTCCTGGAATGATGGTTATGCAAAAGAAGCTATCATCCGTTTTGTGACAGCCGTCACCACCGAACATTCAGCCCAGTATGTACCGCCGGAAGACCGGATCGCCACTTTCGATAATGATGGAACGTTGTGGGCCGAAAAACCTGTGGTGCAGGAGATGTTTGTGATGTTCCGTATCAACCAGATGGTGATGCAACATCCGGCCCTGAGGAATAAACAGCCCTTCAAGGCCGTGATCGAACGGGATAAAAAATTTCTGAAGAACATGGGCCGTAAAGAACTCCTCGAGCTGATGGACCTTACCCATACGGGCATGACGGAAGCCGACTTTCGCAGGGTAGCCCTGCAGTTTTTTGAATCAGTGCGTCATCCGGTATTAAACGTGCCCATCGCACAACTGGTGTATCAACCTCAGGTGGAATTACTCAATTATCTGCGTTACAACCAGTTCAAGACATTTATCTGTTCAGGTGGCACCGCTGAATTTATGAGGACTGTATCCTGGCAGTATTATGGTATTCCGCCGGAACAGGTGATAGGCTCTACTTTCAGATATCAATATGTAGACAGTGCAGGCGTAAACGATATTATGCGTTTGAAAGGACTCAGCACACTCAACGATAAAAAGGAGAAGCCGGTAAATATCCAGTATTATATTGGCAAGCGTCCTATTCTGGCCTGTGGTAATGTAGGCGGTGGTGGTGATATCTACATGCTCCGCTTTTGTCAGGGAAACACTTATCCCTCCCTGCAGTTGCTTGTTCACCATGATGATGATGACCGGGAATTTGCTTATGAAGAAGATGATAACCAGTCGTTGAACTGGGCCCATCAATATGGCTGGAATGTAATCAGTATGAAAAACGACTGGCAGGTTGTTTTTGTAAGATGAAACTTCTCTTAGGCTCCACTGCTCCTGATTTCTGAAAAAAATGATCTATTTTCAGGCCTTCCCATATGGGAAGGAAACAGTAACATCAGGTATGAATCATCAGTATTATCCACTCAGGACCGTACAGGTAACCAGGTACGTGACTCCACTGCGGGAAGGCGGTTCGCTGCCAGCCCTTGCAGAGGCCGACGACGGCTTCCTGTATGTGTTGAAATTCAGAGGCGCAGGACAAGGCGTAAAAGCATTGATTGCAGAACTCATTGGCGGAGAAATAGCCCGGGCACTGGGCCTGAAAGTGCCGGAAATTGTATTTGCAGGCCTGGACACCGATTTCGGCCGTACCGAAGGAGACGAGGAAATACAGGACCTCCTCAAGTCGAGCGTAGGACTTAACCTGGCCCTGCATTATCTCTCCGGCTCCGTTACCTATGATCCGGTAGTCACCACTATCGATCCGGTCCTCGCTTCAAAGATCGTATGGATGGATTGTCTGCTGACCAACGTAGACCGTACCGTGCGCAATACCAATATGCTCATGTGGCACCAGGAGCTGTGGCTGATAGATCACGGTGCGTCCCTTTATTTTCATCATTCCTGGGACAACTGGGAAGAACAGGCCATCAGGCCTTTTGCCAAGGTAAAGGACCATGTGCTGCTGCCGCAGGCTTCTGAACTGGAAGCAACAGACAGTGCTTTCCGTACTATCCTTACACCGGAGCGTATCCGCGCTATTGTAGACATGGTGCCGGAAGAATGGCTCGATGGTCCCGAAACCATTACTGCGGCGGAACGCAGGGATGTATATGCACAGTTTTTAACCACGAGGATAGCCTCCTCAGCAATTTTTGTAAAAGAAGCAGTATATGCAAGAAAATCACTTATATGAGTACGCCGTTATACGCGTAGTGCCACGGGTGGAGCGGGAGGAATTTCTCAACGTAGGTGTTATGCTCTACTGTAAAAAACAAAAATTCCTGCAGGCAAGTTATCACCTCTGTGAAACACGGTTGCGTGCATTATATCCCGATATTAATATCCCGGAAGTACAGGCTTATCTCTGTGCTATTGAAAAAATATGTGCAGGCGGCCCCCAGGGTGGCCCTATCGGTATGCTGGACCTGGCTTCCCGTTTCCGCTGGCTGACTGCTACCAGAAGCACTATTATTCAAACCTCCAAAACACATGGCGGCCTGTGCATAGACGCAGCAGCCACCTTGCAAAGGCTGCATCAGCAGCTGGTGCTCTGAGAATTAAAAATATTAAATGAGGTAATCCGTCCTGATCTGAAACAACAATAATTTCTCTGTAATGGCTGTCAGTTCACGGAGAGGAATACACGCCAGAATATAATTGTCTATACCGGGATTCAGGCGGATGATCCCCATTTCATACTGCTGCAGTTGATCGTTTACGAATTGCAGGTATTCAGTATCTATCGGTGTGCTGGCATAACTTTCCGGGTATTGAAAAGTGGTGTTCCAGTATAAGGTGCCCAGCTGGTTGAGTGCTGCGATTTCATTGGCAAGTGGCCGGTGGACGGGTATTTCGGCCAGCAGCCCTTGTGAGAGCAGGCCGTCGAACAATGCTATGGGCACACTAAAGGCAGGCGCATCGGCCAGCCCTCTTTTTTCACTGTCATCCTGATAAGTGTTGTGAATGTAGGCATAAGGATATTCCGCCGCCAGGATGACCCGGTTGAATATAGCCGTGGCCGTTAGTTTAAATGCTTCCAGGTCATCAGTGGGATTCAGCATCCATATCAAATGCCATAATTGTTCTTTATTGATAGCAGTTTTATATTGCGCATTCCATGTCTCTCTGGAACTTACTATTTCCTGTGCCCTGGAGAAATAACGGCGTAGTTCCCTTTCCTGTGGCGAATCCCGGACTATATCTTTCCATTCATTATCTCCATCATCATAAAGACAAATCATGAGATCATTTTCTTTCAGCAGAAAAAAAGACAGGTCTGTGCGATGATTCATGATAAAGATGGAGTCGTACTCCTGTTCACCCGGTAAGTGTCCGGCCCTCGTAAAACTGACCACCCATTTGTCTTCCACCATGGTGAGCTTATCCATATCCGGCGGATAGAGACTGTTTTGATGCAACCGGTAAAAATCATCCAGGGTAAGGCGGGTGTGCAGAAGCCCTTGTTTAAAAACAGGCTGGCCTTCTTTTATTTTATGGATCAGGTCTGCATTTCCGGCAAAGAGATAATCATCCTTCATCAGTTCTGTGACTGCTTCCGGTAGCAGGATATCATGCCAGTTGCTGAAGTCCGGTGTAGCTATATGCCAGCTTCTGCAAAAGGTAACAGCATTCACTTTCCCATTGACATTGGTATGGTGGTCATCTTCTATCCATAAGCCGGCATGAAGATCTCCTTCAATGTGTACCTCACCATGGTTGTAATATCCGATGAAGGTGTGGAGAACGTTTGCATTGCCTTTGACAAGTATTTCGGTACAACCCGCTACCAGATTGTCGCAGGTAAGGTTGCCCTTTACCAGCAGAAAGGCAGAATAGGTGTCCAGCTCATAATCGATAATGGCATTGTGTACATGAAGATGGCCGTTAAAAATCATTCCGGCAATATCTTCTTCTACATAAATATCATAGAGGTCTATATACTGGTCTGTTTCCACATCTGTTTCAAATACCAGTACTTTCAACTCGGGATGGTAGCTGTTGAGTAGTCGGAAGTCGTAGTGGAGTTCATTAATAAGACCCGTGTTGATGGCATCGGTTAATAATATCGGGTTACCTTGACTTAACATGTGATGAAATAGTTTATTTAAATCTGTGTTCACTGAAACAATTGAAGAATAAAAATACCGAAAAGAATTATTTTGTCTGCCATGAACTTCAGAATCCTTCTCCTGTGCTGCTATGTGGTGGCCTGTGTTTCCTGTGTCTCCCGTCCTTATACGGTGATCAATAAAGGTATTGCCGGTAATAATACCAGCGACCTGCTGGCAAGAGTTGATAAAGATGTGCTGGCGTTGCATCCCGACCTGGTAGTGATGATGGTGGGGACCAATGATATGATCAACTCCAGTAAGCTGGTGAGTGAGGAGCAGTTTGCAACGCAGTACCAGAGCCTGGTGCAGCAGTTGCGGAAGGAGGGAGCAGTAGTGGTGCTGATGAGTTCTCTGCCGGTAGACACGGGGTATCTTTTTCAGCGGCATCCGCGTGCGTTGTATCCTGTAGATCCTAACCGGAAGCTGGATGATGCCCGGACTATTGTGCAACAGATAGCGGCCACGGAACAGGTGTATTTCCTGGATCTGCGGGAGATTTTCCAGCAGCGTGGAGAGCCTGTCAGAACAGCCTCCTCTCTGATCGTGAATGCAGCCAATATGGGCAGGGAAGACGGTATTCATCCTACCGCAGAAGGGTACCGGTTTATAGCAGATCAGTTGTACCGCTATCTGAAGGTGCACCGACTGTTGCGTAAACATCATTGTATCCTTTGTTTTGGAGACAGTATTACTTACGGAGCGTTTATGGAGGGGGCAGGTACTGATAACGGGAACACCTATCCGGCGTTTCTGAAAAAGTTGTTGAATCCTTAGCTATTATAGATACTGAGGTCCTTTTTATACAGGGCCGGATATCCTGCTGCCTGCAGGATCACTTTCTACAAACCACTACCAGCCAACATTTTTTCTTTGTTTTTAAAATAATTAATTAATTATAGGTTTGTTTTTTAAAAGAATTACTATATTGAGGTCTGTAATGGCAATTATGTTATAAAGTATGCTCTTTTGGCCATTTATTTTATAAAAGCAACCAAAATTCTACACACGTTCTGATGAAACTAAAGTTATTAGTCACCAGTGTATGGCTAGTGCTGTTCTTGTCTGCCTATGCCGGAAATGGCCATCAACTGATCTTCTGCGGCAGTACACACTACGACCTGTACCACCTGCCGGAAAAGGAGTCCTATACACTCAGACAGTATCACACTGCTGCGGAAGGCGGCGGAGTTACCTGCGATACCCTGCATACACAGCTGAAACGCAGCGTGATAAGCTCCACTGCATTCGGAGCGCAGCTGAAGCCCGTGAGCATTCCAGGCATCAACGACTGCGATATTATGCCAGTGAAAGCTGAAAACCCGATGCTGGTGCTGGCTAAAGTGACCGGACTCAGCGACGTACAGGCCTCCCCGTTACCTTTTCAACAGGGTAGCCTGATGCTGGCTAACACCTAACGTTAAAGCCTATATGAATACTGTAACCAAAATAATGTTCGAAGAATAAATTAATCATCAACCTGTAATCATC belongs to Chitinophaga sp. HK235 and includes:
- a CDS encoding RNA polymerase sigma factor, producing MSRSSMPDEREHLKAIAAGNEAAYTRIFHTYSQQVFNAAMLYLKDETAAGEVVQEIFLRVWLKRDALVAVEDFADYLFILTRNYIYDSFRRQLVKQKAMAYLEMQHPGYANDTDHAVREHQYEQMLQTAIASLPPARRKIYLARKQGLSNEEISRELNISVHTVKKQMQLALQFLRSFVNQQLRNWLLLLLLLLYLLS
- a CDS encoding HAD family phosphatase — its product is MSMIKLFRGVALLWIICTWLLPLSGRAQGDPLPSWNDGYAKEAIIRFVTAVTTEHSAQYVPPEDRIATFDNDGTLWAEKPVVQEMFVMFRINQMVMQHPALRNKQPFKAVIERDKKFLKNMGRKELLELMDLTHTGMTEADFRRVALQFFESVRHPVLNVPIAQLVYQPQVELLNYLRYNQFKTFICSGGTAEFMRTVSWQYYGIPPEQVIGSTFRYQYVDSAGVNDIMRLKGLSTLNDKKEKPVNIQYYIGKRPILACGNVGGGGDIYMLRFCQGNTYPSLQLLVHHDDDDREFAYEEDDNQSLNWAHQYGWNVISMKNDWQVVFVR
- a CDS encoding DUF3037 domain-containing protein; the encoded protein is MQENHLYEYAVIRVVPRVEREEFLNVGVMLYCKKQKFLQASYHLCETRLRALYPDINIPEVQAYLCAIEKICAGGPQGGPIGMLDLASRFRWLTATRSTIIQTSKTHGGLCIDAAATLQRLHQQLVL
- a CDS encoding FecR family protein; protein product: MTVTEIRQLLEKYKQGTLSPEELSQLEEAVVAGSFEEEIKADILHTLYTHAAPDANWPEEKKAVLLQQILHTTPMRPVRNNTVRKRWIYAAAAVLAAGIITSGTYLMMRRQEPAPVAIVHPKAPLAPGSSKAMLILADNSTITLDSSNNGALATQGSTQIVNTNGALTYKGNSSNKQPLYNTVATPRGGQYQLTLADGSRIWLNAASSVRFPAAFTGRERLVEVTGEVYFEIAKNAAMPFRVKIKTPANDMTVTVLGTSFNVMAYPDEQAIRTTLVEGTVQVARGTESSLLKPGYQASIPSAGGTFEISEADIEQTLAWKEGKFRFRNTNIKTIMRQLSRWYDIDVAYDGNVSDIDLTGVISRREDAGALLKALETTQRVKFTVDGHTITARPVASQ
- a CDS encoding SusC/RagA family TonB-linked outer membrane protein, whose protein sequence is MQQLTTGKARINHGPLQRKFLLVMKLTATFILAITLHLSAKTYSQTVTLKGKRLALYDVFNNISKQTGYEFVYDEKLLQSSGPVTMNVNNAPLTEVLDKCLKGKPLNYAIVNRIIVISPKPAEIPVVQAAPIRGTVTGENGQPLFNVSIQIKGTTKGTITNEKGAFTIQADKKDILVFSYLGYENKEVPVGNNEVLNVALVPSNTQLTGILVTALGIKRSEKAITYSMQQVNGAELTKAKDPNLINTLNGKVAGLSISPSASGIGGSSKVVLRGNKSGIGSNQALYVIDGVPMNNNLTNQPTSAYGGSNAYDGGDPISNMNPEDIENVSILKGASAAALYGSQGANGVILVTTKSGKAGKTTINFSSGVNITQAAYKPEFQNNYGPANATSPQSWGPKLNSPAGNNLSSFFQTGQTYTNAISLSAGTEQMQTYFSYANTSATGIEPGNKLGRNNINFKETGHFLNNKLTAEADVNYVTQKIDNTPLSGLYFNPLTGLYLFPRGQNIQPFKDKFEVPDPSRNFLPVQNWAYLDDIQQNPWWITKRNTNSLNRNRLLLNALLKYEITPWLNVQGRGSIDRINDVYEQKLYAGTYKVLSPANGVYNYNNSTTTQQYGDLLLNFNLPVNKDIRLTGILGGSIRDIKTEGVKFGSGQDGLKIANVFNIQNFNTLNALNSGALPENHGQFQSAFGSASLSWKEMAFLDLTARNDWSSNLSYTPNGSYFYPSVGLNLILSQMFQLPQVISFAKVRGSYAEVGNSPDPYKSNPAQNTFGVGTPIANTKAPFTDLKPEKTKSMEFGMEWRFLDNRLTADITYYKTNTHNQTLSVRASDATFYSDFYFNAGNIQNKGIEAVVRYDVFRGGKFQWNTGINYSVNDNRIVELATTNPEFVLSGASGANYVSKFKVGGSFGDIYGSVLQKDAQGRIMIDDKGAPIKQGGDFVYLGNPNPKWQLGWNNNLSYGALTLSFLIDGKFGGEVMSVTQSVMDQYGVSKATGDARDAGGVAVNGVGPDQKAVTSVDPQKWYGTIGGREAVSGEYMYSATVVRLRELSLGYTFPVKNNVFKALRLSLTGRNLLYFYKKAPYDPEMTMSTFNSMSGVDIFMPPATRNYGLTLNATF
- a CDS encoding HipA family kinase, whose protein sequence is MIYFQAFPYGKETVTSGMNHQYYPLRTVQVTRYVTPLREGGSLPALAEADDGFLYVLKFRGAGQGVKALIAELIGGEIARALGLKVPEIVFAGLDTDFGRTEGDEEIQDLLKSSVGLNLALHYLSGSVTYDPVVTTIDPVLASKIVWMDCLLTNVDRTVRNTNMLMWHQELWLIDHGASLYFHHSWDNWEEQAIRPFAKVKDHVLLPQASELEATDSAFRTILTPERIRAIVDMVPEEWLDGPETITAAERRDVYAQFLTTRIASSAIFVKEAVYARKSLI
- a CDS encoding GDSL-type esterase/lipase family protein, yielding MNFRILLLCCYVVACVSCVSRPYTVINKGIAGNNTSDLLARVDKDVLALHPDLVVMMVGTNDMINSSKLVSEEQFATQYQSLVQQLRKEGAVVVLMSSLPVDTGYLFQRHPRALYPVDPNRKLDDARTIVQQIAATEQVYFLDLREIFQQRGEPVRTASSLIVNAANMGREDGIHPTAEGYRFIADQLYRYLKVHRLLRKHHCILCFGDSITYGAFMEGAGTDNGNTYPAFLKKLLNP